A region of the Dickeya chrysanthemi NCPPB 402 genome:
TTGCCGCCACTGGCCAGGGAGTCGGGCAGATCTTTGAGCGTCAGGGTATTCATGGTGGAAAAACGGATACCGTTGACCATCCCCACCAACAGTAACACTAACGGCGTCATCCAGTGCCAGTTCATCAGCGCGACCAGCGCAAACAGCAAGGTAGCCAGCGCCAGCGTCAGCGTAGAGGCGATCAGCACGATACGGTAGCCGAACCGGTTGACGGTCAGCACTACCAGCCGCTTCATCCCCATGTTGCCCAGCACCAGCGGGATCATCATCATACCGGCATGAAACGGGGTGTACCCCAGCCCGATTTGCAGAAATACCGGCGTCATAAACGGCAACATGCCGCTGCCGATGCGCGCCAGCCAGCCGCCTAACAACCCGATGGTAAAGCTGCGGGTGTGGAACAGGCGCAGGTTAAACAGCGATGCCTCGTTGTTCCTGGCATGCCACCAGTAACCCAGCAGCGCCAACATGCCGGTCAGCACCAGCGCGATCAGCGTCGGCGCGGAAAACCCAAGGCTTTTCTGCCCGTCCAGCGCCAGCGTCAGCGTGCCCATCGCGATCACCAGACAGATAAACCCACGCAGGTCGAAACGGCGTGGCGGCATGGTGAAGTTGGGCATTAACCGCCAGGTGGCGAGCGCGCCTATCAACCCGACCGGAAGATTGATCAGGAAGATCCAGTGCCAACTGGCGTATTGCACCAGAAAACCGCCGAGCGTCGGCCCCATCAGCGGGCCTACCTGCCCCGGCAGCGTAACGAAGGTCATTGCCGCCATGTACTGAGCACGCGGCACCAGCTTCATCACCGTCAGCCGACCTATCGGCACCATCATCGCGCCGCCGACGCCCTGAATTACCCGGGAAAACAGCAGTTCATTGAGGGTGGTGGAGCGGGCGCACAGCAGTGAACCAAGGCTGAACAGCATAATGGCGGAAAAGAAAATGTTGCGCACACCCAGCCTATCCGCCAGCCAGCCGCTGGCCGGCAACAACATGGCGACGGTCAGCACATAAGCGACGATCACTGCATGCATACGCAGCGGGCTTTCATTCAGACTGGCGGCCATAGAGGGCAGGGCGGTGTTAACGATTGTGGTGTCCAGCGCTTGCATAAAAAGCCGAAGGCCACAATCCACAATTGCCAGCGAACGGATGCAAGCTGATGGGTCATGCGGTATCACTCCCGGGAATATCCTGTCCCTGACAGGCGCCGGGGCGAACCCCGGCGATGATTACAGGTACGACAATGACGGCTGAAGCGGCATCAGGCCAACGGTTCGGTATGCCCGGCCGCATCGGTGCGATCACGACGGCGCCAATGCAGACGGTCGAAGAACAGGTACACCACCGGCGTGGTGTACAGCGTCAGCAACTGGCTCATCACCAGCCCGCCGACAATGGTGATACCCAGCGGCTGGCGCAGTTCCGAGCCGTCGCCGTTGCTCAGCACCAGCGGCAACGCGCCGAACAGCGCGGCCATAGTGGTCATCATGATCGGGCGGAAACGCAACATGCAGGCGCGGAAAATCGCCTCCTGCGCCGACAGTTTTCCTTCCCGCTGTGCTACCAGCGCAAAATCCACCATCATGATGGCGTTTTTCTTCACAATGCCGATCAGCAACAAAATACCGATCAGCGCAATCAGGCTGAACGGTTTGTTGAACAGCTCCAGCGCCAGCAGTGCACCGACCCCGGCAGAGGGCAGGGTAGAGAGAATGGTCAGCGGGTGGGCGACATTTTCATACAATATTCCCAGCACGATGTAGACCGTCAGGATCGCCGCGATAATCAGCACCACCTGCGAATGCTGCGATTGTTGGAACGCCAGCGCGGTGCCGGCAAATTGCCCGCGAACCGTGGGCGGCACGCCCACTGCGGTCATGGTGCGTTCGATGGCGGTGGTGGCATCCGACAGGCTGACGCCTTCCGGCAGGTTGAACGAGAGGGTCGCCGCGGCCGACAACCCCTGATGGTTAACCGCCAGCGGCGCGTTGGCCGGTTGCCAGTGAGCAAAGAATGACAACGGGATCGGCTTACCGTCGTTGTTGATCACAAACATTTTGTCCAGCGAGCTGGGGTCCTGGGTGTAAGCCGAATCCACCTCCATCACCACTTTATACTGGTTCATCGGCTGGTAAATGGTGGAAATCTGCCGCTGACCAAAGGCATTGTTCAGCAACGCGTTGACGCTGGACACATTGATGCCAAGCCGTGCCATGGCATCACGATCGTAGACCATCATCAATTCGGCGCCCTTGTCCTGCTGGTCGGAACTGACGTCCGCCAGTTGCGGCAATTTGCTCAGCGCATCGCGAATTTTGGGTTCCCAGTTCCGTAACACCGCCAAATCATCCGATAACAGTGAGAACTGGTAACCGCCGTTCGCTTCGCGCCCACCGATACGCACATCCTGTACCGCCATCAGGTACAGATTGGCGCCCGGCTCCTTCGCCAGTTTGGCGCGCAGCCGGGTAATCACCTGCTGCGCGTTAACGTCGCGCTGGGCAAGCGGTTTCAGGCTAATAAACATTGAGCCGCTGTTGGTGCGCATTCCACCGGTAAAACCGGTGACATTATCCACCGCCGGGTCGGCGCGTACGATGGTCATGAAATCCTGCAGTTTGCGCTTCATCGCCTGAAAGGAAATGCTCTGGTCGGCCTGGATGAACCCCATCAGCCGCCCGGTATCCTGCTCGGGGAAGAAGGTTTTGGGGATGCTGATATACAGCCAGACGCTCAGGCCGATCGTCCCCAGCAGCACCATCATTACCCAGCGCGAGTGGTTCAACACCCAACGCAGACTGCGTCCATAGCCTTGTTGCAGCCCGAGCAACAGCCGGTTGAAACCGCGGGTACGCGGCTGGCTGCGGGGCGTATGAGGGCGCAGCAAGCGGGCGCACATCATCGGCGTCAGCGTGATGGATACCAACAATGAGATCAGAATGGCGACCGACAACGTAATCGAAAATTCGCGGAACAAGCGGCCGGGCAGGCCATCCATGAACAGCAACGGAATGAACACGGCGATCAGCGACAGGCTCATCGATACCACGGTGAACCCGACTTCCCGCACCCCCTGTAGCGAGGCTTGCAACGGCTTCATACCGGCTTCGATATGGCGGGAAATATTCTCCAGCACCACGATGGCGTCATCCACCACAAAACCGGTGGCGACGGTCAACGCCATCAGCGACAGATTGTTCAAACTGAAACCGCACAGGTACATGGCGGAGAAGGTGCCAATCAACGACACCGGTACGGCGATGGCCGGGATCAGCGTGGCGCGTGCGGATCGCAGGAACAAAAACACCACCAGAATCACCAGCGATACCGCGATGATCAACGACCGTTCCACGTCGTGCAGCGAGGCGCGAATCGTCGGCGAGCGGTCTTGTGCGACATTCAACGTGATCGAGGCGGGCAACATCGCCTGCAATTCCGGCATGGAGGCGCGGATAGCATCCACGGTGGAAATAATGTTGGCATCCGGCGCGCGGCGGATCATCACCAGAACGGCGGGTTTGGCGTTGGTCATCCCGGCGTTGAGCACGTTTTGCACCGAGTCCTTCACCGTCGCCACATCGCTCAGGCGCACCGGCGCGCCATTGTTGTAGTGGATGATCAGCGAGCGATAGGCCTCTGCGGTTTTCAGCTCGTCGTTGGTCTGAATCTGATAGTGAGTACTGCCGCTGTCCACGCTACCGAGCGGCTGGCGCACGTTGGATTGGGCGATCGACTGGCGCACGGCGTCCAGCGATACACCCTGATTAAACAGTGCCTGTGGGTTGAGCGCCACCCGGACCGCCGGTAACGAACTGCCGCCGATGGTGACGTCGCCGACGCCGTCGATTTGCGAGACGCGTTGCGCAATCTGGGTCGAGGCATAGTCGTACAACTGGCCGGGGCCGTAAGTGTCCGACGTCAGCGTGATGATCATGATAGGCGCATCGGATGGGTTCACCTTGCGGTAATAGGGACGGCTCGGCATGCTGCTTGGCAACAGGCTCTGGGCGGCGTTGATCGCCGCCTGCACGTCACGGGCCGCACCGTTGATGTCACGATCCAACGCAAACTGCAGGATGATGCGGGTGCTGCCCAGCGAACTCATCGACGTCATTTCGTTAATGCCGGCGATGCGGCCCAGCGAACGCTCCAGCGGTGTTGCCACCGACGACGCCATGGTTTCCGGCGACGCGCCGGGCAAGGTGGCGGAGACCGAAATCACCGGGTAATCCACCTGCGGCAGCGGCGATACCGGCAGCAACTGATAGCCGAGCAGCCCGCATAGCGCTATCGCCAGCGCCAGCAACGTGGTGGCGACCGGACGATGGATAAACAGTGCGAAGAACTTCACTGTGCTTCCCCTTCCTGCGGCCGACGGCGACGCAGACGATGCGCCAGACGGTCAAACAACAGGTAAATTACCGGCGTAGTGAACAGCGTCAACACCTGGCTCATCACCAACCCGCCTACCATACAGATGCCGAGCGGACGTCGCAGCTCCGCGCCGACGCCGGTACTGAACATCAGCGGTACGGCGCTGAGCAGCGCCGCCATGGTGGTCATCAGTATCGGGCGAAAACGCAGCAAACAAGCCTGATAAATAGCCTGATACGGCGCCATTCCCTGTTCGCGTTCGGCCGCCAGTGCAAAATCGATCATCATGATGGCGTTTTTCTTCACGATACCGATCAGCAAAATAATACCGATGATGGCGATGATGTTCAGATCGCTGCCCGCGATCATCAGCGCCAGCAACGCGCCGACTCCGGCGGTCGGCAGGGTGGACAAGATAGTGACCGGGTGGATAAAACTCTCATACAGCACGCCCAGTACGATATACATCGCCACGACTGCGGCCACCACCAGCCAGATGGTGCTGGTCAGCGCCGACTGGAACGCCAGCGTACTGCCCTGAAAGCGGGTAATGATGTCGCTCGGCAACTGCATCTGTTGCTGCGTCTGCTGAATGGCTTTTACCGCATCGCCCAACGCGTAGCCGGAGGCGACGTTGAACGAAATGGTCGTCGAGGGGAACTGGTCGATGTGGTTGACTGACAGCGGCCCCTGGCGCTCTTCCACCGTGGCGATGCTGCTGAGCGGCACTACGCCGCCGCTGCTGTTGATAAGCCGGATATCACTCAGCGCCGCCAGCCCGTTGCTGCTTTCGTGGTGCTGTTCCAACACCACCCGGTACTGGTTGGACTGGGTGTAAATGGTGGAAATCAACCGCTGGCCGAAGGCGTTGTACAGCGCGCTGTCCACCTGCGACATAGTGATGCCGAGACGGCTGGCGTTGTCGCGGTTGACCTTGAGGTAGGCTACCGCGCCGCTGTCCTGCCAGTCGCTGCTGACATCCTGCAACTGCGGCAATTTTTGTAGCTCGGCGGTCAGTTTCGGCACCCAGGTGCTGA
Encoded here:
- the mdtC gene encoding multidrug efflux RND transporter permease subunit MdtC, which gives rise to MKFFALFIHRPVATTLLALAIALCGLLGYQLLPVSPLPQVDYPVISVSATLPGASPETMASSVATPLERSLGRIAGINEMTSMSSLGSTRIILQFALDRDINGAARDVQAAINAAQSLLPSSMPSRPYYRKVNPSDAPIMIITLTSDTYGPGQLYDYASTQIAQRVSQIDGVGDVTIGGSSLPAVRVALNPQALFNQGVSLDAVRQSIAQSNVRQPLGSVDSGSTHYQIQTNDELKTAEAYRSLIIHYNNGAPVRLSDVATVKDSVQNVLNAGMTNAKPAVLVMIRRAPDANIISTVDAIRASMPELQAMLPASITLNVAQDRSPTIRASLHDVERSLIIAVSLVILVVFLFLRSARATLIPAIAVPVSLIGTFSAMYLCGFSLNNLSLMALTVATGFVVDDAIVVLENISRHIEAGMKPLQASLQGVREVGFTVVSMSLSLIAVFIPLLFMDGLPGRLFREFSITLSVAILISLLVSITLTPMMCARLLRPHTPRSQPRTRGFNRLLLGLQQGYGRSLRWVLNHSRWVMMVLLGTIGLSVWLYISIPKTFFPEQDTGRLMGFIQADQSISFQAMKRKLQDFMTIVRADPAVDNVTGFTGGMRTNSGSMFISLKPLAQRDVNAQQVITRLRAKLAKEPGANLYLMAVQDVRIGGREANGGYQFSLLSDDLAVLRNWEPKIRDALSKLPQLADVSSDQQDKGAELMMVYDRDAMARLGINVSSVNALLNNAFGQRQISTIYQPMNQYKVVMEVDSAYTQDPSSLDKMFVINNDGKPIPLSFFAHWQPANAPLAVNHQGLSAAATLSFNLPEGVSLSDATTAIERTMTAVGVPPTVRGQFAGTALAFQQSQHSQVVLIIAAILTVYIVLGILYENVAHPLTILSTLPSAGVGALLALELFNKPFSLIALIGILLLIGIVKKNAIMMVDFALVAQREGKLSAQEAIFRACMLRFRPIMMTTMAALFGALPLVLSNGDGSELRQPLGITIVGGLVMSQLLTLYTTPVVYLFFDRLHWRRRDRTDAAGHTEPLA